Proteins from a genomic interval of Drosophila melanogaster chromosome 2R:
- the resilin gene encoding resilin, isoform B → MFKLLGLTLLMAMVVLGRPEPPVNSYLPPSDSYGAPGQSGPGGRPSDSYGAPGGGNGGRPSDSYGAPGQGQGQGQGQGGYAGKPSDTYGAPGGGNGNGGRPSSSYGAPGGGNGGRPSDTYGAPGGGNGGRPSDTYGAPGGGGNGNGGRPSSSYGAPGQGQGNGNGGRSSSSYGAPGGGNGGRPSDTYGAPGGGNGGRPSDTYGAPGGGNNGGRPSSSYGAPGGGNGGRPSDTYGAPGGGNGNGSGGRPSSSYGAPGQGQGGFGGRPSDSYGAPGQNQKPSDSYGAPGSGNGNGGRPSSSYGAPGSGPGGRPSDSYGPPASGSGAGGAGGSGPGGADYDNDIVEYEADQQGYRPQIRYEGDANDGSGPSGPGGPGGQNLGADGYSSGRPGNGNGNGNGGYSGGRPGGQDLGPSGYSGGRPGGQDLGAGGYSNGKPGGQDLGPGGYSGGRPGGQDLGRDGYSGGRPGGQDLGASGYSNGRPGGNGNGGSDGGRVIIGGRVIGGQDGGDQGYSGGRPGGQDLGRDGYSSGRPGGRPGGNGQDSQDGQGYSSGRPGQGGRNGFGPGGQNGDNDGSGYRY, encoded by the exons ATGTTCAAGTTACTCGGCTTGACGCTGCTCATGGCAATGGTGGTCCTTGGGCGACCGGAGCCACCAGTTAACTCGTATCTACCTCCGTCCGATAGCTATGGAGCACCGGGTCAGAGTGGTCCCGGCGGCAGGCCGTCGGATTCCTATGGAGCTCCTGGTGGTGGAAACGGTGGACGGCCCTCAGACAGCTATGGCGCTCCAGGCCAGGGTCAAGGACAGGGACAAGGACAAGGTGGATATGCAGGCAAGCCCTCAGATACCTATGGAGCTCCTGGTGGTGGAAATGGCAACGGAGGTCGTCCATCGAGCAGCTATGGCGCTCCTGGCGGTGGAAACGGTGGTCGTCCTTCGGATACCTACGGTGCTCCTGGTGGCGGAAATGGTGGACGCCCATCGGACACTTATGGTGCTcctggtggtggtggaaaTGGCAACGGCGGACGACCTTCAAGCAGCTATGGAGCTCCTGGTCAAGGACAAGGCAACGGAAATGGCGGTCGCTCATCGAGCAGCTATGGTGCTCCTGGCGGTGGAAACGGCGGTCGTCCTTCGGATACCTACGGTGCTCCCGGTGGTGGAAACGGTGGTCGTCCTTCGGATACTTACGGCGCTCCTGGTGGCGGCAATAATGGCGGTCGTCCCTCAAGCAGCTACGGCGCTCCTGGTGGTGGAAACGGTGGTCGTCCATCTGACACCTATGGCGCTCCTGGTGGCGGTAACGGAAACGGCAGCGGTGGTCGTCCTTCAAGCAGCTATGGAGCTCCTGGTCAGGGCCAAGGTGGATTTGGTGGTCGTCCATCGGACTCCTATGGTGCTCCTGGTCAGAACCAAAAACCATCAGATTCATATGGCGCCCCTGGTAGCGGCAATGGCAACGGCGGACGTCCTTCGAGCAGCTATGGAGCTCCAGGCTCAGGACCTGGTGGCCGACCCTCCGACTCCTACGGACCCCCAGCTTCTGGATCGGGAGCAGGTGGCGCTGGAGGCAGTGGACCCGGCGGCGCTGACTACGATAACGAT ATTGTGGAGTATGAAGCCGACCAGCAGGGCTACCGGCCACAGATCCGCTACGAAGGCGATGCCAACGATGGCAGTGGTCCCAGCGGTCCTGGAGGTCCTGGCGGTCAGAATCTTGGTGCCGATGGCTACTCCAGTGGACGTCCcggcaatggaaatggcaacGGAAATGGCGGTTACTCCGGTGGACGTCCAGGAGGCCAGGATTTGGGACCTAGTGGATATTCCGGTGGTCGTCCAGGAGGTCAGGATCTAGGCGCCGGTGGCTACTCCAATGGCAAGCCGGGCGGCCAAGACTTGGGACCAGGCGGTTACTCCGGTGGTCGCCCTGGAGGTCAGGACTTGGGTCGAGACGGCTACTCCGGTGGACGTCCAGGTGGACAGGACCTCGGTGCCAGCGGCTACTCCAATGGTAGGCCAGGCGGCAATGGCAACGGTGGATCCGATGGCGGTCGTGTGATCATCGGTGGACGTGTGATAGGCGGCCAGGATGGCGGTGATCAGGGCTACTCCGGCGGACGTCCCGGTGGTCAGGATCTTGGACGTGATGGCTACTCCAGCGGTCGTCCTGGTGGTCGGCCAGGCGGCAACGGCCAGGATAGTCAGGATGGCCAAGGATACTCGAGCGGCAGGCCGGGTCAGGGTGGCCGGAATGGATTCGGACCCGGTGGTCAGAACGGTGACAACGATGGCAGCGGTTATCGGTACTAG
- the Arp53D gene encoding Actin-related protein 53D → MSTFQIPSRIKIDITNKRAQNILHKYLHLPTSPGNMSSEVDSNSHHAAVVIDNGSGVCKAGFSPEDTPRAVFPSIVGRPRHLNVLLDSVIGDSVIGEAAARKRGILTLKYPIEHGMVKNWDEMEMVWQHTYELLRADPMDLPALLTEAPLNPKKNREKMTEIMFEHFQVPAFYVAVQAVLSLYATGRTVGIVVDSGDGVTHTVPIYEGFALPHACVRVDLAGRDLTDYLCKLLLERGVTMGTSAEREIVREIKEKLCYVSMNYAKEMDLHGKVETYELPDGQKIVLGCERFRCPEALFQPSLLGQEVMGIHEATHHSITNCDMDLRKDMYANIVLSGGTTMFRNIEHRFLQDLTEMAPPSIRIKVNASPDRRFSVWTGGSVLASLTSFQNMWIDSLEYEEVGSAIVHRKCF, encoded by the exons ATGTCTACATTTCAAATACCTTCCCGAATCAAAATCGATATAACAAATAAACGGGCACAGAACATTCTTCACAAATATCTACATTTAC CAACCTCTCCTGGAAACATGAGCAGCGAGGTAGATAGTAATTCACACCACGCCGCAGTGGTTATTGACAACGGCTCTGGAGTATGTAAGGCTGGATTCTCCCCAGAAGATACTCCCCGTGCTGTCTTCCCGTCGATTGTGGGCAGACCTCGTCACCTGAACGTCCTGCTGGATTCCGTGATCGGTGATAGTGTTATTGGCGAGGCGGCAGCCCGAAAAAGGGGAATACTAACCCTAAAGTATCCCATCGAGCACGGAATGGTCAAGAACTGGGATGAAATGGAGATGGTTTGGCAGCACACGTACGAGCTCTTGCGGGCGGATCCAATGGATTTGCCGGCTCTACTCACCGAAGCCCCACTGAATCCGAAGAAGAATAGAGAGAAGATGACAGAGATTATGTTCGAACACTTTCAGGTGCCAGCTTTTTATGTAGCAGTTCAGGCTGTGCTCTCACTTTACGCCACCGGGCGTACTGTGGGCATTGTGGTGGACTCGGGTGATGGTGTGACGCACACGGTACCGATCTACGAAGGATTTGCCCTGCCCCACGCCTGTGTACGAGTTGATCTGGCCGGCAGGGACCTCACCGATTATCTATGCAAGCTGCTTCTGGAGAGGGGCGTTACAATGGGCACCTCTGCTGAACGGGAAATCGTGCGTGAAATCAAGGAGAAACTCTGCTATGTGTCAATGAACTATGCCAAGGAAATGGATCTCCACGGAAAGGTGGAAACCTATGAGCTGCCAGATGGGCAGAAAATCGTTTTGGGCTGCGAGAGATTCCGCTGCCCGGAGGCTCTCTTCCAACCCAGTTTGCTGGGTCAGGAGGTGATGGGCATCCACGAGGCCACCCATCACTCGATAACCAACTGCGACATGGATCTGCGAAAGGATATGTATGCGAACATTGTTCTCTCTGGCGGTACGACCATGTTTCGTAACATCGAGCATAGATTCCTGCAAGACCTAACCGAAATGGCTCCACCATCCATCCGAATCAAGGTTAACGCTAGTCCAGACCGCAGATTCTCCGTTTGGACGGGTGGTTCCGTCTTGGCCTCACTCACGAGCTTCCAAAACATGTGGATCGACAGCTTGGAGTACGAAGAAGTTGGTTCCGCCATAGTCCATCGAAAGTGTTTTTAG
- the Sod2 gene encoding superoxide dismutase 2 (Mn), isoform A, translating into MFVARKISQTASLAVRGKHTLPKLPYDYAALEPIICREIMELHHQKHHQTYVNNLNAAEEQLEEAKSKSDTTKLIQLAPALRFNGGGHINHTIFWQNLSPNKTQPSDDLKKAIESQWKSLEEFKKELTTLTVAVQGSGWGWLGFNKKSGKLQLAALPNQDPLEASTGLIPLFGIDVWEHAYYLQYKNVRPSYVEAIWDIANWDDISCRFQEAKKLGC; encoded by the exons ATGTTCGTGGCCCGTAAAATTTCGCAAACTGCAAG CCTGGCGGTGCGTGGCAAGCACACCCTACCGAAGCTGCCCTACGACTATGCCGCCCTGGAGCCTATCATCTGCCGGGAGATCATGGAGCTGCATCACCAGAAGCACCACCAGACCTACGTCAACAATCTAAATGCCGCcgaggagcagctggaggaggCCAAGTCGAAGAGCGACACCACCAAGCTGATTCAGCTGGCTCCTGCCCTGCGTTTCAATGGCGGTGGCCACATCAACCACACCATCTTCTGGCAGAACCTCTCGCCCAACAAGACCCAGCCCAGCGATGATCTGAAGAAGGCCATCGAGTCGCAGTGGAAGAGCCTCGAGGAGTTCAAAAAGGAGCTGACCACGCTGACCGTGGCGGTCCAGGGCTCCGGCTGGGGCTGGCTGGGCTTCAACAAGAAGTCGGGCAAACTGCAACTGGCCGCCCTGCCCAACCAGGATCCCCTGGAGGCCTCCACCGGCCTGATCCCGCTCTTCGGCATCGATGTCTGGGAGCACGCCTACTATCTGCAGTACAAGAACGTGCGTCCCTCCTACGTGGAGGCCATCTGGGACATCGCCAACTGGGATGACATCTCGTGCCGCTTCCAGGAGGCCAAGAAGCTCGGTTGCTAA
- the Vkor gene encoding Vitamin-K epoxide reductase: MEQAYSTASRLRGICVCGLAISVYSLYVKMKLKEDENYRPMCDVNDNISCSLVFKSGYGDGFGLGNITQVNAPNGAIGCAFYILYFLSSFFNHRWLCLVQLIVCTLTLLLCVYLGFLLILVFYDFCLVCVTIYFIHTWLFQEVLRRYRRLYM; the protein is encoded by the exons ATGGAACAGGCGTACAGTACAGCTTCCCGACTGCGTGGGATTTGCGTTTGTGGATTGGCCATTTCGGTGTATTCACTGTATGTGAAAATGAAACTAAAGGAGGATGAGAACTATAGGCCAATGTGCGACGTTAACGATAATATAAGCTGCTCGCTGGTTTTTAAATCGGG CTATGGTGATGGCTTTGGTCTGGGTAACATAACCCAAGTAAATGCTCCCAACGGAGCCATCGGCTGTGCATTTTATATCCTGTACTTCTTGAGCT CTTTCTTTAATCATCGTTGGCTGTGCCTGGTCCAATTGATAGTATGCACTTTGACATTACTTCTCTGCGTTTATCTGGGTTTCCTGCTGATTCTCGTGTTTTACGATTTCTGTTTGGTATGCGTGACCATCTATTTCATACACACATGGCTCTTTCAGGAAGTCCTAAGGCGATATAGACGCCTTTATATGTAA
- the resilin gene encoding resilin, isoform A has translation MFKLLGLTLLMAMVVLGRPEPPVNSYLPPSDSYGAPGQSGPGGRPSDSYGAPGGGNGGRPSDSYGAPGQGQGQGQGQGGYAGKPSDTYGAPGGGNGNGGRPSSSYGAPGGGNGGRPSDTYGAPGGGNGGRPSDTYGAPGGGGNGNGGRPSSSYGAPGQGQGNGNGGRSSSSYGAPGGGNGGRPSDTYGAPGGGNGGRPSDTYGAPGGGNNGGRPSSSYGAPGGGNGGRPSDTYGAPGGGNGNGSGGRPSSSYGAPGQGQGGFGGRPSDSYGAPGQNQKPSDSYGAPGSGNGNGGRPSSSYGAPGSGPGGRPSDSYGPPASGSGAGGAGGSGPGGADYDNDEPAKYEFNYQVEDAPSGLSFGHSEMRDGDFTTGQYNVLLPDGRKQIVEYEADQQGYRPQIRYEGDANDGSGPSGPGGPGGQNLGADGYSSGRPGNGNGNGNGGYSGGRPGGQDLGPSGYSGGRPGGQDLGAGGYSNGKPGGQDLGPGGYSGGRPGGQDLGRDGYSGGRPGGQDLGASGYSNGRPGGNGNGGSDGGRVIIGGRVIGGQDGGDQGYSGGRPGGQDLGRDGYSSGRPGGRPGGNGQDSQDGQGYSSGRPGQGGRNGFGPGGQNGDNDGSGYRY, from the exons ATGTTCAAGTTACTCGGCTTGACGCTGCTCATGGCAATGGTGGTCCTTGGGCGACCGGAGCCACCAGTTAACTCGTATCTACCTCCGTCCGATAGCTATGGAGCACCGGGTCAGAGTGGTCCCGGCGGCAGGCCGTCGGATTCCTATGGAGCTCCTGGTGGTGGAAACGGTGGACGGCCCTCAGACAGCTATGGCGCTCCAGGCCAGGGTCAAGGACAGGGACAAGGACAAGGTGGATATGCAGGCAAGCCCTCAGATACCTATGGAGCTCCTGGTGGTGGAAATGGCAACGGAGGTCGTCCATCGAGCAGCTATGGCGCTCCTGGCGGTGGAAACGGTGGTCGTCCTTCGGATACCTACGGTGCTCCTGGTGGCGGAAATGGTGGACGCCCATCGGACACTTATGGTGCTcctggtggtggtggaaaTGGCAACGGCGGACGACCTTCAAGCAGCTATGGAGCTCCTGGTCAAGGACAAGGCAACGGAAATGGCGGTCGCTCATCGAGCAGCTATGGTGCTCCTGGCGGTGGAAACGGCGGTCGTCCTTCGGATACCTACGGTGCTCCCGGTGGTGGAAACGGTGGTCGTCCTTCGGATACTTACGGCGCTCCTGGTGGCGGCAATAATGGCGGTCGTCCCTCAAGCAGCTACGGCGCTCCTGGTGGTGGAAACGGTGGTCGTCCATCTGACACCTATGGCGCTCCTGGTGGCGGTAACGGAAACGGCAGCGGTGGTCGTCCTTCAAGCAGCTATGGAGCTCCTGGTCAGGGCCAAGGTGGATTTGGTGGTCGTCCATCGGACTCCTATGGTGCTCCTGGTCAGAACCAAAAACCATCAGATTCATATGGCGCCCCTGGTAGCGGCAATGGCAACGGCGGACGTCCTTCGAGCAGCTATGGAGCTCCAGGCTCAGGACCTGGTGGCCGACCCTCCGACTCCTACGGACCCCCAGCTTCTGGATCGGGAGCAGGTGGCGCTGGAGGCAGTGGACCCGGCGGCGCTGACTACGATAACGAT GAGCCCGCCAAGTACGAATTTAATTACCAGGTTGAGGACGCGCCCAGCGGACTCTCGTTCGGGCATTCAGAGATGCGCGACGGTGACTTCACCACCGGCCAGTACAATGTCCTGTTGCCCGACGGAAGGAAGCAA ATTGTGGAGTATGAAGCCGACCAGCAGGGCTACCGGCCACAGATCCGCTACGAAGGCGATGCCAACGATGGCAGTGGTCCCAGCGGTCCTGGAGGTCCTGGCGGTCAGAATCTTGGTGCCGATGGCTACTCCAGTGGACGTCCcggcaatggaaatggcaacGGAAATGGCGGTTACTCCGGTGGACGTCCAGGAGGCCAGGATTTGGGACCTAGTGGATATTCCGGTGGTCGTCCAGGAGGTCAGGATCTAGGCGCCGGTGGCTACTCCAATGGCAAGCCGGGCGGCCAAGACTTGGGACCAGGCGGTTACTCCGGTGGTCGCCCTGGAGGTCAGGACTTGGGTCGAGACGGCTACTCCGGTGGACGTCCAGGTGGACAGGACCTCGGTGCCAGCGGCTACTCCAATGGTAGGCCAGGCGGCAATGGCAACGGTGGATCCGATGGCGGTCGTGTGATCATCGGTGGACGTGTGATAGGCGGCCAGGATGGCGGTGATCAGGGCTACTCCGGCGGACGTCCCGGTGGTCAGGATCTTGGACGTGATGGCTACTCCAGCGGTCGTCCTGGTGGTCGGCCAGGCGGCAACGGCCAGGATAGTCAGGATGGCCAAGGATACTCGAGCGGCAGGCCGGGTCAGGGTGGCCGGAATGGATTCGGACCCGGTGGTCAGAACGGTGACAACGATGGCAGCGGTTATCGGTACTAG